The sequence TTTGCGATCCGCCGCCAGGCTAAGCTCTTCTGCAATCGTGCGCGCATTAGCAATGGCCGCAACACGGGCTTGTTGGCGTAGTTCATCTGCATTGCGACGGTCGTAACTCACTTGCTGAATATTTTGTACCCCCTGCTCTAAAATGGTGTTCAGGGTTTCACTTAGTTTATCGAGATCGTACAAGCGCACGCTGATTTGGCGCTCCGCTTGATAGCCCAGCAATTTAGGCGGAGCTTGATCTTTACCGTATTGATAATCGGGACGCGTGATCACGTTACCGCTGTCGATGTCTTTCTTAGTGACACCTAAACTGGCCAAATTACTGAATAACGCCGCCACTTTGGTGTCCACTTCTTCTTTGGCAGCGAGGCTTTCGGGTTTAAGCGCCGTAACCATCACCGTTAAAGTAGCCATATCGGGAGCAACGCGAATTTCAGATTGCCCTTGCGTCATCAAGTGCGCTTTATCGG comes from Oceanisphaera profunda and encodes:
- a CDS encoding SIMPL domain-containing protein (The SIMPL domain is named for its presence in mouse protein SIMPL (signalling molecule that associates with mouse pelle-like kinase). Bacterial member BP26, from Brucella, was shown to assemble into a channel-like structure, while YggE from E. coli has been associated with resistance to oxidative stress.), coding for MRTTALSTLFLLPLLISSSAFAIAVPDKAHLMTQGQSEIRVAPDMATLTVMVTALKPESLAAKEEVDTKVAALFSNLASLGVTKKDIDSGNVITRPDYQYGKDQAPPKLLGYQAERQISVRLYDLDKLSETLNTILEQGVQNIQQVSYDRRNADELRQQARVAAIANARTIAEELSLAADRKLGEVYAIEYQPQRQAAPRHHGMMNAKMASSEDRDASYVQNEIEFSDQVQMVFLLN